The sequence TCGATACCGGCGGCTTTTTTTAACAGCACTGCTGCCGGCGGCGTCTTGGTGACAAACGTGAAAGATCTATCTTCAAAGACCGTAATTTCAACCGGAATAATAAGACCGGCCTGGGCTGCAGTTCTTTCATTGAACTCTTTCACAAACGCCATGATATTCACGCCAGCCTGACCAAGAGCAGGACCGACAGGAGGAGCAGGCGTAGCTTTACCAGCAGGAACTTGTAACTTTACGAGTTTTACTACTTTCTTTGCCATATGGTAACACCTCCTTCACACAAGATGTGGTAAAAACGGGTCGTTAAACCCTCCCACGGGAAACCAGTTTCAAATAGAACAGGCTATACGCCTGGGAAACTGCTACTCCATCTTTGCAACCTGAGCAAAATCAAGTTCAATCGGAGTCTCACGGCCAAACATATTTACCAGGACTTTCAACTTGCCCCGGTCCGGATAAATCTCCAGCACAGTCCCCGACCAATTTTCAAACGCTCCGGAAGTGATGCGGACTAATTCTCTCGGTTTAATATCCATCTTGGGCTTAGCTTCTTCCACGCCCATGGATTTCAAAATACGCTTAATTTCGGCAGCACTGAGTGGAATAGGTTTGGTACCGGATCCTACAAACCCTGTTACTCCCGGCGTATTGCGCACCACATACCATGATCGGTCATTTACGATCATTTCCACCAATACATATCCCGGAAAAAC comes from Acetonema longum DSM 6540 and encodes:
- the nusG gene encoding transcription termination/antitermination protein NusG gives rise to the protein MESERNWYVIHTYSGYENKVKTNLEKKVHSMAMENEIFRVLVPIEDEVEIKGDKKKITKKKVFPGYVLVEMIVNDRSWYVVRNTPGVTGFVGSGTKPIPLSAAEIKRILKSMGVEEAKPKMDIKPRELVRITSGAFENWSGTVLEIYPDRGKLKVLVNMFGRETPIELDFAQVAKME
- the rplK gene encoding 50S ribosomal protein L11, which translates into the protein MAKKVVKLVKLQVPAGKATPAPPVGPALGQAGVNIMAFVKEFNERTAAQAGLIIPVEITVFEDRSFTFVTKTPPAAVLLKKAAGIETASGEPNKKKVAQIGRAKVREIAQSKMQDLNAASVEAAMRMVEGTARSMGIDIVD